The following proteins come from a genomic window of Methanobacterium formicicum:
- a CDS encoding ArnT family glycosyltransferase, translated as MNIKAFISEHRDLSIVLVVYSGLAFIFLTFFHYNLMGDEISYISIAHHYSTGNWNEAINAYWSPLYSWLIAPFLLGGFDPFQSAIIPRVLSLIVGSVTIIGLNRLAKTFNLDGMVRSALLVSCIPMVLFFAIRYATPDLLVSCILVFYFAVIFNYRYPDDVSNGFWSGFLGALGYLAKSFVFPFFLVHFILSNFICYFEGKKRKKILKNLFLGLVVFFIVSGLWIGMISSKQGEVTIGTAKDHNHAIVGLTYPEHPIYSSGLLEPPNKDAVSIWEDPASIQLDDWNPLESVEYFVLQLEIVKNNVLRTIAFLERFSPLAMLILILSIYFVVKSESRRVKFDLVKLLMTILIYIGGYVLIFVEPRYLWPISYLLLINGFYLVNYLYERGSLNLSLRNIFLIMVMLSFMITPIMEIGGFVGSGDQLLSVGVTLRNEYNLQGNIASNDRWADTMSLSYYLGSRYFGVTKKSNQTSLEQKLELNNIDYYFVWGGGDELTFNHFQEITGNKIKNLRIYSKI; from the coding sequence ATGAATATAAAAGCATTTATATCTGAACACCGGGATTTAAGTATTGTTCTAGTGGTATATTCGGGTCTGGCATTCATTTTCCTTACCTTTTTTCACTATAACCTGATGGGTGATGAAATTTCCTATATTTCCATTGCCCACCATTACTCCACTGGAAATTGGAATGAGGCTATAAATGCTTACTGGAGTCCCCTTTACTCCTGGTTGATAGCACCGTTCCTTTTAGGAGGTTTTGATCCCTTTCAATCAGCTATCATACCCCGCGTTCTCTCATTGATTGTTGGATCTGTAACTATCATTGGTCTAAACCGGCTGGCTAAAACCTTTAACTTGGATGGAATGGTCAGAAGTGCCCTACTGGTGTCGTGCATTCCAATGGTTTTATTTTTTGCAATAAGATATGCTACTCCTGATTTGTTGGTTAGCTGTATTCTGGTATTTTATTTCGCAGTGATATTCAATTACCGATACCCTGATGATGTGTCAAATGGATTTTGGTCTGGATTTTTAGGAGCACTAGGATACTTGGCAAAGAGTTTTGTTTTTCCATTTTTTTTGGTTCATTTTATCTTATCTAACTTTATATGTTATTTTGAAGGAAAAAAGAGAAAAAAGATTTTAAAAAACCTTTTTTTAGGACTGGTAGTTTTTTTCATAGTCAGTGGTTTATGGATAGGGATGATCAGTTCAAAACAGGGGGAAGTGACCATAGGCACGGCTAAGGATCATAATCATGCCATAGTTGGTCTGACCTATCCTGAACATCCGATCTACAGTTCAGGACTCCTTGAACCACCTAATAAAGATGCCGTTAGCATATGGGAAGATCCTGCTTCAATTCAATTAGATGACTGGAATCCATTGGAGTCAGTTGAATACTTTGTTTTACAACTGGAAATCGTTAAAAATAATGTACTTCGCACAATTGCCTTCCTGGAAAGATTTTCTCCTTTAGCAATGTTAATACTAATTTTAAGCATATATTTCGTGGTAAAAAGTGAATCAAGAAGGGTTAAATTTGACCTGGTTAAACTCCTGATGACCATTTTAATTTATATTGGAGGATATGTTCTTATATTTGTAGAACCTCGTTATTTATGGCCGATTTCATATTTACTACTGATAAATGGATTTTACTTGGTGAATTATTTATATGAACGGGGAAGTTTAAATTTGAGTTTAAGAAATATTTTCCTGATCATGGTAATGCTCTCATTTATGATAACGCCCATTATGGAAATAGGTGGATTTGTGGGTAGCGGAGACCAACTTCTATCTGTAGGTGTTACCTTAAGAAATGAGTATAATTTACAGGGAAACATAGCTTCCAATGACCGATGGGCAGATACTATGAGTTTATCCTATTATTTGGGGTCCCGATATTTTGGAGTAACTAAAAAAAGTAATCAAACCAGTTTAGAACAGAAACTTGAGTTAAATAACATTGATTACTACTTTGTCTGGGGAGGGGGAGATGAGTTAACCTTTAACCATTTCCAGGAGATAACTGGTAATAAAATAAAGAACTTAAGAATATATTCCAAAATATAG